One genomic region from Microcystis panniformis FACHB-1757 encodes:
- a CDS encoding Uma2 family endonuclease has product MVSQVNKNEIIYPESDGKPMADNTKQFHWIVTIKQNLDWLYIDDPQVFVAGDLLWYPVQGQPKIAAAPDTMVVFGRPKGDRGSYKQWQEDNLAPQVVFEILSPNNTSIEMAKKLLFYDRYGVQEYYVYDPDDNSLEAWQRIGDSLDSVSEVNNWVSPRLGIRFDLTDELKIYRPDGTQFLSYSEINQLLEQEKQRAENERQRAENERQRAEQANQQLVEMEAKLQKYRQLFGELPN; this is encoded by the coding sequence ATGGTTAGTCAAGTTAACAAAAACGAGATTATCTATCCTGAGAGCGACGGTAAACCGATGGCAGATAATACTAAACAATTTCACTGGATAGTGACGATTAAGCAGAATCTCGACTGGTTATATATCGATGATCCCCAGGTATTTGTAGCGGGGGATCTGTTGTGGTATCCCGTGCAAGGCCAGCCGAAAATTGCTGCCGCTCCTGATACGATGGTAGTATTTGGCAGACCGAAAGGCGATCGAGGTTCCTACAAACAATGGCAAGAAGATAATCTTGCTCCTCAAGTCGTCTTTGAGATTCTTTCTCCCAATAATACCTCCATCGAAATGGCCAAAAAATTGCTATTTTATGATCGCTATGGAGTCCAAGAATACTACGTCTATGATCCCGATGATAATAGTCTAGAAGCTTGGCAGCGAATTGGTGACAGTTTAGACAGTGTTAGTGAGGTTAATAATTGGGTGAGTCCCCGTTTAGGCATTCGGTTTGACTTAACCGACGAGTTAAAAATTTATCGTCCTGATGGTACTCAATTTTTGTCCTACAGCGAAATTAATCAACTACTGGAGCAGGAAAAGCAACGGGCTGAAAATGAACGCCAACGGGCTGAAAATGAACGCCAACGGGCTGAACAGGCTAATCAGCAGTTAGTAGAAAT
- a CDS encoding ABC transporter ATP-binding protein: MILELQQVNLAIRRGSAYLLEDITFGIKQGEKLAIVGASGAGKTTLLRLLNRLQEPSTGNIYFHGKSIQEIPVISLRQQIVLLPQESKLLGMTVRDALAYPLQLKKLTPAEINQRIDHWTSLLKIPQQWFERGELELSLGQRQLVAITRALLLEPSILLLDEPTSALDTGTATRLLEVLNNQRSMTIIMVNHQLDFLEEFAERVIYLEAGKIGSDCLAHQLDWLGLKTQLIDLEKSRQSDHW, translated from the coding sequence TTGATTTTAGAACTACAGCAAGTAAATTTAGCTATCCGACGGGGCAGTGCTTATCTGTTAGAAGATATTACTTTTGGCATCAAGCAAGGAGAAAAGTTAGCTATTGTCGGAGCATCTGGGGCAGGAAAAACGACTCTTTTACGATTGTTAAATCGTTTGCAAGAACCAAGCACGGGAAATATTTATTTTCACGGTAAATCGATTCAGGAAATACCGGTTATTTCCCTGCGACAACAGATAGTTTTATTGCCACAAGAGTCGAAATTATTAGGGATGACTGTTCGAGATGCTCTCGCTTATCCTTTGCAATTAAAAAAACTTACACCTGCGGAAATTAATCAGAGAATTGACCATTGGACATCCCTATTAAAAATTCCTCAACAGTGGTTTGAGCGCGGGGAGTTAGAATTATCTTTAGGACAAAGACAATTAGTAGCAATTACCAGAGCTTTGCTGTTAGAACCGAGCATACTGTTATTAGATGAACCCACCTCCGCTCTAGATACAGGCACGGCCACCAGGTTATTAGAAGTATTAAACAATCAAAGGTCAATGACAATAATTATGGTCAATCATCAACTAGATTTTTTAGAGGAATTTGCCGAGAGAGTTATTTATCTAGAAGCGGGAAAAATTGGTTCAGATTGCCTCGCCCATCAATTAGATTGGTTAGGACTAAAAACTCAGTTAATTGATTTAGAAAAATCTCGGCAAAGTGACCACTGGTAA
- a CDS encoding class II glutamine amidotransferase produces the protein MCQLLGMNCNVPTDICFSFEGFCARGGKTDEHRDGWGIAFFEGLGCRTFIDVKPSIASPIAELIKNYPIHSTNVIAHIRKATQGEIKLENCHPFRRELWGKYWVFAHNGNLENFSPAAGDFYQPVGDTDSEKAFCLILNTLRETFPQGKPSLEQLYQVLKTITNSIACQGIFNYLLSDGEHFFAHCSTKLSYIIRQYPFAAAHLIDEDVSVDFQALARPGDQVAIIATTPLTDNEVWTTINSGELLVFQQGAAILS, from the coding sequence ATGTGTCAACTTTTAGGCATGAATTGTAATGTCCCCACGGATATCTGTTTTTCCTTCGAGGGATTTTGTGCGCGGGGAGGAAAAACCGACGAACATCGAGACGGTTGGGGAATCGCTTTTTTTGAAGGTTTAGGTTGTCGAACTTTTATTGATGTTAAACCCTCGATCGCTTCTCCGATTGCGGAATTAATTAAAAACTATCCCATCCATTCTACCAATGTTATCGCCCATATTCGCAAAGCCACCCAAGGAGAAATTAAACTAGAAAACTGTCATCCTTTTCGGCGGGAATTGTGGGGGAAATATTGGGTTTTTGCCCATAATGGTAATTTAGAAAATTTCTCACCGGCTGCGGGAGATTTTTATCAACCGGTTGGGGACACGGATTCGGAAAAAGCTTTCTGTTTAATTCTTAATACCCTGCGAGAGACTTTTCCCCAGGGCAAACCTTCCCTAGAGCAACTTTATCAAGTCCTAAAAACTATCACAAACTCTATCGCTTGTCAAGGTATTTTTAATTATCTTTTATCCGATGGTGAACATTTTTTTGCCCATTGTTCGACGAAATTAAGCTATATAATCCGTCAGTATCCTTTTGCCGCCGCTCATTTAATTGATGAAGATGTGAGCGTTGATTTTCAAGCTTTAGCTCGTCCGGGCGATCAAGTAGCAATTATTGCCACTACTCCCTTAACTGATAATGAAGTTTGGACAACGATTAATTCAGGAGAATTATTAGTTTTTCAGCAGGGCGCAGCAATTTTAAGTTAA